Proteins from one Chitinophaga oryzae genomic window:
- a CDS encoding IPT/TIG domain-containing protein produces MQKLTTYLFAGVMLYLMGIIQACKKDKIAAVVPFEVRSYYPNSGNAGTLVTITGSGFSEGKASISFNGTDAEVLSTTDTLLVVRAPEKGQSGTVTFSNGSKSLTVGEYTYQKLSVQKIFPPNGTAGTQIRISGAGFSSLKSPAEVLVNGKSATVVSASDTTLIATVPEGAGSGPVTVKVDGMVSVGQPFQFQTISGIKPLTGGQGTRVTISGEGFAAVAADNVVEFNGKKAVVAEVTAGKLVAVAPEGVASGPLAVTINGQKIVGPSFTVVPPPSLRLVSPLSGPAGAEMIIEGKDFSTVADENVVTINNVKAVVKEATSLRLTVVLPAGMGKGTVMVSVNDQPVKGPEFTEQNLGILKMEPSNGLAGTKVVITGTGFSINPAENEVTFNGVVAQILSATATTLEVMTPANLTTGPVKVKRAALIAESPVPFSRSGMFTLTSQMGAFIGPLVVDRQGNVFVSNTRENYISKVTPAGNVSVFAGEPNQLGVADGNGTNARFGSIYGLVLDENDNLYVSEVSANGGALRKITPQGDVTTLRSGLPNDVGTVTIDKKGNLYYTQLYKGVFRVSPNGISENVFARTAEATRMAISGNNDHLFVVGDKYEPTFYWQQFSNSKLTWVGSSAGYQDGPVSSALFGGTIGALLIDHEQNLLIADVHNYALRKLDPSTGQVSTAAKLSRGFEDGSLDKAKIGLMADLAIDKEGSIYISDPNNRAIRKIVLK; encoded by the coding sequence ATGCAAAAGCTTACAACATATTTATTCGCAGGCGTGATGTTATACCTGATGGGCATTATACAGGCCTGTAAAAAAGATAAAATAGCGGCTGTGGTCCCGTTTGAGGTCAGGAGTTATTATCCTAACAGCGGCAATGCCGGAACGCTGGTCACCATTACCGGTAGCGGTTTCTCCGAGGGGAAAGCCAGTATATCCTTCAACGGTACCGATGCAGAAGTGCTGAGCACTACCGATACCCTGCTGGTGGTACGCGCGCCGGAAAAAGGGCAGAGCGGCACCGTTACTTTTTCCAACGGCAGCAAGTCATTGACCGTAGGCGAGTATACCTACCAGAAGTTAAGTGTGCAGAAAATATTTCCTCCTAACGGTACCGCGGGTACGCAGATACGCATCAGCGGCGCTGGCTTCAGCAGCCTGAAATCACCTGCAGAAGTGCTGGTCAACGGCAAATCCGCTACTGTGGTAAGTGCCAGCGACACTACGCTGATTGCCACCGTGCCGGAAGGGGCCGGCAGCGGACCGGTGACGGTGAAGGTAGACGGGATGGTATCTGTGGGGCAGCCTTTTCAGTTTCAGACGATCAGTGGTATTAAGCCGCTGACCGGTGGTCAGGGTACCCGTGTAACCATTAGCGGAGAAGGCTTTGCAGCGGTAGCCGCCGATAATGTGGTGGAGTTCAACGGTAAGAAAGCTGTCGTGGCAGAGGTGACTGCCGGTAAACTGGTGGCAGTGGCGCCGGAAGGAGTAGCGAGCGGGCCGCTGGCTGTTACCATTAACGGGCAGAAAATTGTCGGTCCGTCGTTCACCGTAGTGCCGCCGCCGTCGTTGCGGCTGGTAAGTCCGCTCAGCGGGCCGGCTGGTGCGGAGATGATCATTGAGGGGAAAGACTTCAGCACTGTAGCAGATGAAAACGTAGTGACGATCAATAATGTGAAGGCGGTGGTGAAAGAGGCGACCAGTCTGCGTCTTACGGTAGTGCTGCCGGCAGGTATGGGCAAGGGAACGGTGATGGTGAGCGTGAATGATCAGCCGGTGAAAGGGCCGGAGTTTACAGAACAAAATCTGGGTATACTGAAAATGGAACCGTCCAATGGTCTGGCAGGCACTAAGGTAGTGATCACCGGTACCGGTTTCAGTATAAACCCTGCAGAGAACGAGGTAACGTTCAACGGTGTGGTAGCACAGATACTCAGCGCCACAGCCACCACGCTGGAAGTGATGACGCCGGCCAACCTGACGACCGGCCCGGTAAAAGTGAAACGTGCTGCACTGATAGCGGAAAGCCCTGTTCCGTTTAGCCGTTCCGGTATGTTTACGTTGACCAGCCAGATGGGTGCATTCATCGGTCCGCTGGTAGTAGACAGGCAGGGTAACGTATTTGTGTCCAACACCCGTGAGAACTATATTTCCAAAGTGACGCCTGCCGGCAATGTGTCCGTCTTTGCCGGAGAGCCTAACCAATTGGGGGTAGCCGATGGCAATGGCACGAATGCCCGCTTTGGTAGTATTTACGGCCTGGTGCTGGATGAAAATGATAACCTCTATGTTTCCGAGGTGTCTGCTAATGGTGGCGCTCTCCGTAAAATCACACCGCAGGGCGATGTGACGACCCTCAGGAGTGGTTTGCCCAATGACGTTGGTACGGTGACGATAGACAAAAAAGGTAACCTCTATTACACGCAGTTGTATAAAGGTGTATTTCGGGTATCTCCCAATGGCATATCGGAAAATGTGTTTGCCCGGACAGCAGAGGCAACGCGGATGGCCATTAGCGGTAACAATGATCATCTGTTTGTGGTAGGAGACAAATATGAACCTACTTTCTACTGGCAACAGTTCAGTAACAGCAAGTTGACCTGGGTTGGGTCATCCGCTGGCTACCAGGACGGGCCGGTGTCTTCTGCACTGTTTGGAGGCACTATCGGTGCATTGCTGATAGATCATGAACAAAACCTGCTGATCGCAGATGTGCATAACTATGCGTTGCGTAAGCTGGATCCGTCTACGGGGCAGGTGAGCACCGCGGCGAAACTGTCAAGAGGTTTTGAAGATGGCAGCCTGGATAAGGCGAAGATCGGTTTGATGGCGGACCTGGCGATCGACAAGGAAGGAAGTATTTATATCTCTGATCCGAATAACAGGGCTATCAGAAAAATTGTGCTTAAGTAA
- a CDS encoding DUF4848 domain-containing protein: MKINLMLCTGLLLMFVFLSCKKEASVKESEPVAKDSPVKVVDGVLHFSDDQTFVQTMLAINSMSAEQRQAWEKEIGFTSLRSVYDKFNQELDKMEAAQNKDGFFTVKNKYDRVVVWNSAGTSYDINCRGILEAGVVNAEGLVRINDQLLQYSHDQITTSSIQAEGSIGGRKANEHTIIWARDKKNTLARDVTVFDQSALVAYGQAPVLNQLKMGEGSFANASPMESGVEAAAHAQVKIYNFLLNGQNRGFCTVYYFAEHRNWLGILRRVNTINSGFVGDHAVTLNNQGEHMIYSVGDFGGNWVKGPNWSHGLATEHEVVIIASAALKSNPTTVSYIPPSLNNQFVNADYAITEDGSSNNYWKKYVPFGALGYPLRIKIHSVGTYPSPDTHSYILEFK; this comes from the coding sequence ATGAAAATCAATTTAATGCTCTGCACAGGTTTGCTGTTAATGTTTGTCTTTCTGTCCTGTAAAAAGGAGGCAAGTGTCAAAGAAAGTGAACCAGTGGCAAAAGACAGTCCTGTTAAAGTAGTCGATGGTGTACTGCACTTCTCTGACGATCAGACTTTCGTTCAGACAATGTTGGCAATTAATTCAATGTCTGCGGAACAGCGACAGGCATGGGAGAAGGAGATTGGTTTCACTTCCCTGAGATCGGTTTACGACAAATTCAATCAGGAGCTTGATAAAATGGAAGCCGCACAGAATAAAGACGGCTTTTTTACCGTGAAGAACAAGTATGATCGGGTTGTAGTGTGGAATAGTGCCGGCACTTCTTATGATATCAACTGCCGGGGTATTCTGGAAGCGGGTGTAGTAAATGCAGAAGGCCTGGTTCGGATAAATGACCAGCTTTTGCAATACAGCCATGATCAGATTACGACTTCTTCTATTCAGGCAGAAGGTAGCATTGGTGGCAGAAAAGCAAATGAGCATACTATTATTTGGGCAAGAGACAAGAAAAATACATTAGCAAGAGATGTCACTGTCTTTGATCAGTCTGCGCTGGTTGCTTATGGACAGGCACCCGTTTTGAATCAACTTAAAATGGGAGAAGGCAGTTTTGCCAATGCGTCTCCGATGGAATCCGGCGTGGAGGCGGCAGCTCATGCACAGGTTAAGATTTACAACTTTTTGTTGAACGGACAAAACAGGGGCTTTTGCACGGTTTACTATTTTGCGGAACATAGAAACTGGCTTGGTATTTTACGAAGGGTAAATACTATCAATAGCGGTTTTGTAGGGGATCATGCCGTTACGCTGAACAATCAGGGAGAACATATGATTTACAGTGTCGGCGATTTCGGCGGGAACTGGGTGAAAGGTCCCAACTGGAGCCACGGGCTTGCCACGGAGCATGAAGTGGTGATTATCGCATCCGCTGCGCTGAAAAGCAATCCGACGACGGTAAGTTATATTCCGCCGTCTTTGAATAATCAGTTTGTGAATGCAGACTATGCGATAACGGAGGACGGCTCTTCCAATAATTACTGGAAGAAATACGTACCGTTTGGCGCTCTGGGATATCCGCTTCGGATTAAGATCCATAGTGTAGGAACTTACCCAAGTCCGGACACTCATTCGTATATTCTTGAATTTAAATAG
- a CDS encoding class I lanthipeptide, whose product MKKNTFPKKLQLAKVKIADLNATQPKKAFICLTSFDQTTCPGCIRTIDCVQ is encoded by the coding sequence ATGAAAAAGAACACATTTCCCAAAAAACTCCAGCTGGCAAAAGTAAAAATCGCTGACCTGAATGCTACCCAACCCAAGAAAGCGTTCATCTGCCTGACATCTTTCGATCAAACTACCTGTCCCGGCTGCATCCGGACGATTGACTGCGTTCAATAA
- a CDS encoding class I lanthipeptide: MKKKTFPKKLQLAKMKIAILNPNQLKQKEFICETSYAETTCRNCVETILCL, from the coding sequence ATGAAAAAGAAAACTTTTCCGAAAAAACTGCAGCTGGCAAAAATGAAAATCGCCATCCTGAATCCCAACCAGCTCAAACAGAAAGAATTTATCTGCGAAACTTCTTATGCAGAAACTACTTGCCGTAACTGCGTGGAAACTATCCTTTGCCTTTAA
- a CDS encoding DNRLRE domain-containing protein, which produces MKISHLFLPLIVSSIFTMTSCRKDLATATNPQQNTQALKTEINDGSKTITLGIGDDLQRGAGTQDDAVVYNKPEWVNVNFSSSTDFLASSWTYQGVPGTGRQFFRFNGLSTIPAGTTITSAILTLTGVTSSLAAPQGNSYYPGSPYNSSGTNPAWIKRVTGSWTASTITWNNQPTTTTTYAVTVPASTSQWNYSVTLNVTALVQDLINSGQNNGFSMQLQTEAYYRCVIFTGPRHTNVSGRPKLVVTYEI; this is translated from the coding sequence ATGAAGATCTCTCATCTTTTCCTGCCCCTTATTGTATCATCTATATTCACGATGACCAGCTGCCGTAAGGACCTGGCAACCGCTACGAATCCGCAGCAAAACACCCAAGCGCTCAAAACAGAGATTAATGATGGCTCAAAAACCATTACACTCGGCATCGGCGACGACCTCCAAAGAGGCGCCGGCACCCAGGATGACGCTGTTGTTTACAACAAACCTGAGTGGGTGAATGTCAACTTCAGTTCCTCAACAGATTTCCTCGCCTCTTCCTGGACCTATCAGGGTGTTCCTGGCACTGGCCGGCAGTTCTTCCGGTTCAATGGCCTTAGCACCATCCCTGCAGGCACTACCATCACTTCTGCAATACTCACACTGACAGGTGTGACCAGCAGCCTGGCGGCCCCGCAGGGCAACTCCTATTACCCGGGATCTCCATACAATTCTTCCGGCACCAACCCTGCCTGGATAAAACGCGTAACAGGCTCGTGGACAGCCAGCACCATCACCTGGAACAATCAACCCACTACTACCACTACCTACGCAGTGACTGTACCGGCATCCACCTCACAATGGAATTACAGTGTAACCCTCAACGTTACAGCGCTGGTACAGGATCTCATCAACAGCGGACAGAATAACGGTTTCAGCATGCAACTGCAGACCGAAGCTTACTACCGCTGCGTGATCTTCACCGGGCCCCGTCATACCAACGTCAGTGGCCGTCCGAAACTGGTAGTCACCTACGAGATATAA
- a CDS encoding toprim domain-containing protein, with the protein MLKLSCKEARELDLVDYLASLGHHPQKIRNQDYWYLSPLRQERTPSFKVSRRLNMWYDHGIGKGGNLIDFGLLYFNCPVSDFLQRLAQYRPSPTFSFHPPSPASFAGEKKEPGEDKIVVVVTRPLNDAVLLGYIHKRRIPVEIARRFCEEVDFLLYGKKHTAIGFQNNAGGYELRNENFKGSSAPKEITFVDNHTEQIVVFEGFFSFLSFCTINRNQQAPLTNCLVLNSLSFFEKSRPLMEQYKQVHLILDRDTAGMNHTRKALQWDENKYIDRSDFYHSRKDLNDWLIHHHHSRKES; encoded by the coding sequence ATGTTAAAGTTATCATGTAAAGAGGCAAGGGAACTTGACTTGGTTGACTACCTGGCTTCCCTTGGCCATCATCCCCAAAAGATCAGAAACCAAGATTATTGGTATTTATCCCCATTGCGGCAGGAAAGAACCCCCTCCTTTAAGGTTAGCCGTCGGCTGAATATGTGGTATGATCACGGCATTGGCAAGGGAGGTAATCTTATAGACTTCGGGTTGCTCTATTTTAACTGCCCCGTTTCCGACTTTTTGCAGCGCCTTGCTCAGTACCGACCATCCCCAACTTTTTCTTTTCACCCGCCATCCCCGGCGTCCTTTGCTGGTGAAAAAAAAGAACCCGGTGAGGATAAAATTGTGGTTGTTGTCACCCGCCCCCTAAATGATGCGGTGCTGTTGGGGTATATTCACAAGCGGCGTATACCCGTAGAAATTGCCCGCCGTTTCTGTGAGGAGGTGGATTTTCTTTTATATGGAAAGAAGCATACCGCTATCGGTTTCCAAAACAACGCGGGAGGATATGAATTGCGGAACGAAAATTTTAAAGGCAGCAGCGCCCCAAAAGAAATAACCTTTGTAGACAACCACACTGAACAGATAGTCGTTTTTGAAGGATTCTTTAGCTTCCTATCTTTTTGCACCATCAACAGAAACCAACAAGCCCCTTTGACAAATTGTCTTGTTTTAAATTCCCTTTCCTTCTTTGAAAAAAGCCGTCCACTGATGGAGCAATACAAGCAGGTACATTTGATTTTAGACAGAGATACAGCCGGAATGAATCACACCCGAAAAGCCTTGCAATGGGATGAAAATAAGTACATAGACCGGAGCGATTTTTACCACAGCCGAAAGGATTTAAACGACTGGCTTATTCATCATCACCATAGCCGAAAAGAAAGCTAG
- a CDS encoding plasmid mobilization protein, which produces MTQENEQFKKKGGRPRKGIKRDQFLAIKCNQWERSIIETKARTSDLTISEYQRKMGVA; this is translated from the coding sequence ATGACGCAGGAGAACGAACAATTCAAAAAGAAGGGTGGCCGGCCCCGCAAAGGAATCAAAAGAGATCAATTCCTGGCCATCAAATGTAATCAGTGGGAACGGTCCATTATTGAGACTAAGGCAAGAACTTCAGACCTTACTATATCGGAATACCAGCGAAAAATGGGCGTTGCCTGA
- a CDS encoding relaxase/mobilization nuclease domain-containing protein, translated as MIGYVGTGGSFLGCIQYCLNDKEELSEKQKEQLSRLDGLQHSGRAEILSYNRCFGNPKELAQQFRDVARLSKRVEKPVFHFSLRLAPGESLNCNQLEEIGYECAKEFGVANNQYICVLHKDTSEQHIHIVANRVGLDGKAASDSNSYKRMAALCRRLEKQYHLQEVLSPKAFLSANERLLPRHDSRKTQLQKDIRQALTDVNHFDQFTERMKDLGYTVLKGRGIAFIDNKKVRIKGSEVGFSLSKIEQILNLKQKLEINVKEQENYRQAIERGMAGGNLLPPHKGCYWTQR; from the coding sequence ATGATAGGTTATGTAGGTACAGGAGGTTCTTTCCTTGGCTGTATTCAATATTGCCTGAATGATAAAGAAGAACTTTCTGAAAAACAAAAAGAGCAGCTTTCACGGCTGGATGGCTTGCAACATAGTGGTCGAGCAGAAATCCTATCGTACAACCGGTGTTTTGGAAATCCGAAAGAGTTAGCCCAACAATTCAGAGATGTGGCTAGATTAAGTAAGCGGGTAGAGAAACCGGTATTCCATTTTTCGTTGCGGCTGGCTCCGGGAGAATCCCTTAACTGCAATCAATTGGAGGAGATAGGGTATGAATGTGCAAAGGAGTTTGGGGTAGCCAATAACCAATATATCTGTGTATTGCATAAGGATACCAGTGAGCAGCATATTCACATCGTGGCTAATCGCGTTGGACTGGACGGAAAGGCCGCCAGTGATAGCAATAGTTATAAGCGGATGGCGGCGCTTTGTCGGAGGCTGGAAAAGCAATATCATTTGCAGGAGGTATTAAGTCCTAAAGCTTTTTTGTCTGCCAATGAGCGATTACTACCCCGACATGATTCACGGAAAACCCAATTACAAAAAGATATTCGGCAAGCATTGACAGATGTTAATCATTTTGATCAATTTACAGAACGAATGAAAGACCTGGGGTATACCGTTCTTAAAGGCCGGGGTATTGCTTTTATTGATAATAAGAAAGTGAGGATTAAAGGTAGTGAAGTAGGTTTTTCTTTGTCCAAGATAGAGCAAATACTCAACCTGAAACAGAAGTTGGAAATCAATGTAAAAGAGCAGGAGAATTATAGACAGGCTATAGAACGAGGTATGGCGGGCGGAAATCTTTTACCACCACACAAAGGCTGTTATTGGACACAAAGGTAG
- a CDS encoding ImmA/IrrE family metallo-endopeptidase has translation MNISGLEKLSKFQITQRAVELLEKVCPNYLDRPTAIPIMKVVEYLRANYNISFDFQAKFPLSAGSNLLGAYVFSKKLILIDSELASNEKRFNFTLAHEIGHWLLHRNVKILGNRSDIITDDSTIIGNGPRKLHTDYDWMEWQANYLASSLLMPPNLIKASLIKIQAKNGISKQGIIFLDIQYGNIKDYNNIIIGLSDLLAVSKQAIEFRLRDLGLIIDQRSPFHISKFIDIYLKEVLRMPSNVIAFSNSM, from the coding sequence ATGAATATATCTGGTCTTGAGAAGCTATCCAAGTTCCAAATTACACAACGTGCTGTTGAATTGTTAGAAAAAGTATGTCCTAACTATCTCGATCGACCGACAGCCATTCCTATAATGAAGGTTGTGGAATATTTACGAGCCAATTATAATATTAGTTTTGATTTCCAGGCCAAATTTCCCTTATCAGCAGGTAGCAATTTGCTAGGAGCATATGTGTTTAGCAAAAAGCTAATATTAATTGACTCGGAACTAGCTTCTAATGAAAAACGCTTTAACTTCACTCTTGCCCACGAAATTGGTCATTGGCTATTACATCGAAATGTAAAGATACTTGGAAATCGCTCCGATATAATCACGGATGATTCCACAATAATCGGAAACGGGCCAAGAAAGCTCCATACAGACTATGATTGGATGGAATGGCAAGCCAATTATCTAGCATCTTCCTTATTAATGCCTCCTAACTTGATTAAAGCTAGCCTCATTAAAATTCAAGCCAAGAATGGAATAAGTAAACAAGGCATTATTTTTCTGGATATTCAATATGGAAATATTAAAGATTATAATAACATTATAATAGGATTGAGCGATCTACTAGCTGTTTCAAAACAAGCCATAGAATTTAGGTTGCGAGATCTAGGTTTGATTATAGATCAAAGAAGTCCATTCCACATATCTAAGTTCATTGATATTTATTTAAAAGAGGTTTTAAGAATGCCTTCAAATGTCATAGCATTCTCCAATTCAATGTAG
- a CDS encoding restriction endonuclease, producing the protein MNTKAKGDTFENRVYDLILDSINRETFNVPVKNFKIYKNKKYLSKDQSFSARIDISIESYRKGAEHPSLYIFIECKDYNSAVGIDKIKKFNADVVELRGIGLNAKGIFITKSAVQEGLLNYARSNGIAVVRVMDDDTMDTIVERKEKNSLKDAATLAVINVFNALTHENFVSTTGITYAFYKDKPFTRLTDLLKEITSG; encoded by the coding sequence ATGAATACAAAAGCTAAAGGCGATACATTTGAAAATAGGGTTTACGACCTAATTCTAGATAGCATAAACAGGGAAACATTCAATGTGCCTGTGAAAAATTTCAAAATATATAAAAACAAAAAATATCTTTCAAAAGATCAATCATTTTCAGCTCGAATCGATATATCTATCGAATCCTATCGGAAGGGGGCCGAACATCCATCCTTATATATTTTCATTGAATGTAAGGATTATAATTCAGCTGTGGGAATTGACAAGATAAAAAAATTTAATGCTGATGTTGTTGAACTTCGAGGAATTGGTTTAAATGCTAAGGGAATATTTATCACAAAGTCAGCGGTGCAAGAAGGACTATTGAACTATGCCCGATCTAATGGAATTGCTGTGGTGAGAGTTATGGATGATGATACTATGGATACTATAGTTGAAAGAAAAGAAAAAAACTCCTTAAAGGATGCTGCGACATTGGCTGTAATAAATGTTTTCAATGCCCTTACACATGAAAACTTTGTTAGCACAACAGGCATTACTTATGCTTTCTATAAAGATAAGCCCTTCACTCGTCTGACCGATTTACTAAAGGAGATTACGAGTGGATAG
- a CDS encoding response regulator — MEALYIEDNLIEQRLMTLYMGDLGIKLHIAGTGSEGWTMAHKVFPSFIMMDMGMPDMDGETLLKLLKADHRLRHIPLIVITANLLIDRKLNIWDMGVVGCVIKPVSKSRLADLLKQLFP; from the coding sequence ATGGAAGCACTTTATATTGAAGATAATTTGATAGAACAGCGACTAATGACGCTCTATATGGGTGATCTTGGCATAAAGTTGCACATAGCCGGAACTGGTTCGGAAGGCTGGACAATGGCGCATAAGGTGTTTCCATCTTTTATTATGATGGATATGGGAATGCCCGATATGGATGGTGAAACATTATTGAAGTTATTGAAAGCTGATCATCGGTTACGTCACATACCATTGATCGTAATAACAGCAAATTTATTGATTGATAGAAAGTTGAATATTTGGGATATGGGGGTTGTCGGATGCGTGATTAAACCGGTCAGCAAAAGTAGGCTTGCTGATTTACTAAAACAGCTATTTCCATAA
- a CDS encoding recombinase family protein: MERMKPDTAVEILRKYGLQVSREEAVLILEFIYAMAQIAIAQCLRDENSRLIHSGEYRRAGGEGYSQRNQEEMLRRYCELNAIQVRKTIYEDHSAKTFNRPEWQKLLADLRKHKGQADLILFTKWDRFSRNAGDAYQMISLLRTVGVEPQAIEQPLDLSVQENKMMLAFYLAAPEVENDRRALNTFSGMRRAKKEGRWMGTAPFGYANKVTEVGKKYITPKHPHAEIIQWVFETIAKGIFTTEQVWKQAKAKGLRICKNGFWVLVRNPVYCGKIFIPKYKEEEAHFVKGQHEPIISDALYYEVQDVLDGRKRKQRVQIEVDENLPLRGFLVCPRCGRLLTGSASKGKYRYYHYYHCSSSCGSRFRTDAVNKLFIVELKKLVPHPGMIEIYKSAIISEYNSKTKDHMNGRRLMLERLEELNKQLAKARRRC; this comes from the coding sequence ATGGAAAGAATGAAGCCGGACACGGCAGTAGAAATACTGCGAAAGTATGGATTACAGGTAAGCAGGGAAGAAGCCGTATTGATCTTAGAATTTATTTATGCTATGGCACAAATTGCCATAGCTCAATGTTTACGTGATGAAAACAGCAGACTTATACATTCGGGTGAGTACAGACGAGCAGGCGGAGAAGGGTATAGCCAGCGTAATCAGGAAGAAATGCTTCGCAGGTATTGCGAATTAAACGCCATCCAGGTACGCAAAACTATATACGAAGACCATTCCGCCAAAACCTTTAATCGCCCGGAGTGGCAAAAGCTGCTGGCTGATCTGCGTAAACATAAAGGTCAGGCTGATTTAATCCTGTTTACAAAATGGGATCGATTCAGCCGGAATGCAGGAGACGCCTACCAAATGATTAGCCTGTTAAGGACAGTAGGAGTTGAACCGCAGGCCATTGAACAACCTTTAGATCTATCTGTCCAGGAAAACAAAATGATGCTGGCGTTTTATCTCGCCGCACCGGAAGTAGAAAATGATCGCAGGGCTTTAAATACCTTTTCAGGTATGCGCCGCGCAAAGAAGGAGGGGAGATGGATGGGAACAGCGCCATTCGGTTACGCCAACAAGGTGACGGAAGTCGGCAAGAAATACATTACCCCTAAACATCCACACGCGGAGATTATCCAATGGGTATTTGAAACAATCGCCAAAGGCATATTTACTACGGAACAGGTTTGGAAACAAGCGAAGGCAAAAGGACTGCGTATCTGTAAGAACGGCTTTTGGGTGCTGGTGCGTAACCCGGTTTATTGTGGAAAGATTTTTATTCCTAAGTACAAAGAGGAAGAAGCGCATTTTGTGAAAGGACAACATGAACCAATCATTTCAGATGCACTTTATTATGAAGTACAAGATGTATTGGACGGTAGAAAAAGGAAACAGCGGGTACAAATTGAGGTAGACGAAAATTTGCCGCTCCGTGGTTTCCTTGTCTGTCCCCGCTGTGGGAGGCTGCTAACCGGCAGTGCATCAAAGGGAAAATACAGATACTATCATTACTATCATTGCTCCTCTTCTTGTGGTAGCCGATTTAGAACAGATGCGGTCAACAAACTATTTATCGTAGAGTTGAAGAAGCTGGTTCCGCATCCCGGTATGATAGAGATATATAAATCAGCCATTATCAGTGAGTATAACAGCAAGACTAAAGACCACATGAATGGTCGCAGGTTGATGTTAGAGCGACTGGAAGAATTAAACAAACAGCTTGCGAAAGCGAGGCGACGATGTTAA
- a CDS encoding response regulator: MKVDILLVDAANECPCSTGFVPYLINRNYIIDRRPNIYTCIEAFADQEREYGVVIVHMSILAKSLRVVRKIREQNASIPIIVITFIGRGPTDIHAITEAGADDYIIKPMCGPGYLIEVIGKYLPHKQ; encoded by the coding sequence ATGAAAGTAGACATTCTCTTAGTTGATGCCGCTAACGAGTGCCCATGTAGCACTGGTTTTGTTCCTTATTTGATAAACAGGAACTATATCATAGACAGACGGCCGAATATATACACTTGTATAGAAGCCTTTGCTGACCAGGAGCGTGAATATGGGGTAGTAATCGTTCACATGAGTATTTTGGCGAAGTCCTTACGAGTTGTCAGGAAAATACGGGAACAAAACGCCTCCATTCCCATCATCGTAATCACCTTCATCGGTAGGGGGCCAACCGATATACACGCCATCACGGAGGCAGGAGCTGACGATTATATTATTAAACCCATGTGCGGGCCGGGCTACCTGATTGAAGTTATCGGGAAGTACTTACCACATAAACAATAA
- a CDS encoding helix-turn-helix domain-containing protein, with protein MIKDSKEVLATLGQTLKKYREQAKLSQDKLAAKCDTEQADISRIEAGLLNPGVLVIVDLARGLGITPATLLEEIQ; from the coding sequence ATGATTAAAGATTCCAAAGAAGTACTGGCAACACTCGGTCAAACACTGAAAAAATATAGAGAACAGGCAAAGCTTAGTCAAGATAAGCTTGCTGCTAAATGTGATACGGAACAGGCAGATATTAGCCGGATTGAGGCCGGATTGTTGAATCCTGGTGTTCTAGTTATCGTTGATTTGGCCCGTGGGTTAGGTATTACTCCTGCAACGCTTTTAGAAGAAATCCAATAG
- the tnpA gene encoding IS66 family insertion sequence element accessory protein TnpA, which yields MKKSKFTESQIIGILNGQESGKSVADICRDHGISQATFYQWKSKYSGLEVNQLKKLKDLESELAQYKKIVAEQAFQITVMKDVIEKKL from the coding sequence ATGAAAAAATCAAAATTTACAGAAAGCCAGATTATTGGGATTCTAAATGGCCAGGAATCAGGCAAATCGGTAGCCGACATCTGTCGTGATCATGGAATAAGCCAGGCGACATTTTATCAGTGGAAGTCGAAATACTCCGGGCTTGAAGTCAATCAGTTAAAGAAACTGAAGGATCTGGAGTCGGAACTTGCCCAGTACAAAAAAATAGTAGCGGAACAAGCCTTTCAGATCACCGTAATGAAAGATGTCATAGAAAAAAAGCTCTAA